One genomic window of Triplophysa rosa linkage group LG11, Trosa_1v2, whole genome shotgun sequence includes the following:
- the syt3 gene encoding synaptotagmin-C: MSGDWEDDLCKKALVLVEELCFRSGGFSQSESCQEFSYMMRGPNRQINTEISVSLLSVIVTFCGIVLLSVSLFVSWKLCWLPWRDKEGGGLSLTSGLLPGGVGLGGVGGGGGSSLLPPLLQRKDTHSSSSLYPTLPHGQHHPHFSDSMGVEGGGGLVVGGVVGGPQEMQEHSYLDMDSYPNNAANLKLNQTSPELPPATEAGSATKDLPNAHSQQQVTTRPKTITHQLSSPDFHGEEKSEQLTSIGQIKPELYRLRQGDQGDGKQGDTCGKISFLLRYAFNTEQLVVKILKALDLPAKDANGFSDPYVKIYLLPDRKKKFQTKVHRKTLNPIFNETFQFSVPLAELHSRKLHFSVYDFDRFSRHDLIGQVVVDNLLDFSEGTGEKPIWRDIVEGTAEKADLGELNFSLCYLPTAGRLTATVIKATNLKAMDLTGFSDPYVKASLVCDGRRLKKRKTSIKKNTLNPTYNEALVFDIPNENIENVSLIIAVMDYDCIGHNEVIGMCRVGSDADGPGREHWTAMLANPRKPIEHWHQLVEEKSITTFVSKSAAASPKPNIVVDSPHSE; encoded by the exons ATGTCGGGGGACTGGGAAGACGACCTTTGTAAGAAGGCGTTGGTGCTGGTGGAGGAGCTTTGCTTCCGGTCTGGAGGCTTCAGCCAGAGTGAGAGCTGCCAAGAGTTCAGCTACATGATGAGAGGACCCAACAGACAGATAAACACAG AGATCTCCGTGAGTCTGCTCTCCGTCATTGTAACGTTCTGTGGCATCGTgctgctctctgtctctctcttcgtCTCCTGGAAGCTTTGCTGGTTGCCGTGGAGAGATAAGGAAGGAGGAGGTCTGAGCTTGACGTCAGGGCTCCTGCCTGGTGGTGTCGGTTTGGGTGGGGTGGGGGGCGGAGGGGGCTCCTCTCTCCTCCCTCCCCTGTTGCAGAGGAAAGATACACACTCCTCTTCCTCACTGTATCCCACACTTCCCCATGGTCAGCATCACCCCCATTTCTCTGACTCGATGGGTGTGGAGGGTGGAGGAGGGCTGGTGGTGGGGGGTGTGGTTGGGGGTCCGCAGGAGATGCAGGAGCATTCCTACCTAGACATGGACTCTTATCCCAACAATGCTG CAAACCTTAAGTTGAACCAGACATCTCCTGAGTTGCCCCCGGCAACAGAAGCAGGCTCAGCTACGAAAGACCTGCCCAATGCCCACTCGCAGCAGCAGGTCACCACCAG GCCTAAGACCATTACTCACCAGCTCTCCAGTCCTGATTTCCACGGTGAGGAGAAGAGTGAGCAGCTGACCAGCATCGGGCAGATCAAACCAGAACTCTACAGGCTGCGCCAAGGAGACCAGGGGGATGGCAAACAGGGCGACACCTGCGGCAAAATCAGCTTCCTCCTGCGCTACGCCTTCAA CACGGAGCAGCTGGTGGTTAAGATACTGAAAGCCCTCGACCTCCCGGCAAAAGACGCCAATGGGTTCTCCGATCCTTATGTCAAGATCTACTTACTGCCTGATAGGAAGAAGAAATTTCAGACTAAg GTGCACAGAAAAACTCTCAACCCTATATTTAACGAGACGTTCCAGTTCAGCGTGCCGCTGGCTGAGCTGCACTCGCGCAAGCTCCACTTCTCCGTCTACGACTTTGACCGTTTCTCCAGGCACGACCTCATAGGGCAAGTGGTGGTGGATAACCTGCTGGACTTCAGCGAGGGGACTGGAGAGAAGCCTATTTGGAGAGACATAGTGGAAGGAACCGCG GAGAAAGCTGACCTGGGAGAGCTGAACTTCTCACTGTGTTACCTGCCAACAGCCGGCCGATTGACCGCCACCGTTATTAAAGCCACCAATCTGAAAGCCATGGACCTCACAGGTTTCTCAG atcCGTACGTCAAAGCGTCTCTGGTTTGTGATGGTCGACGGCTGAAAAAGAGGAAGACGTCCATAAAAAAGAATACTCTTAATCCTACGTATAATGAAGCTCTGGTCTTTGATATTCCTAATGAGAACATCGAGAACGTGTCGCTGATCATCGCTGTCATGGATTATGACTG TATCGGTCATAATGAGGTGATCGGTATGTGCCGTGTGGGCAGTGATGCTGATGGGCCGGGAAGAGAGCACTGGACAGCCATGCTGGCAAATCCCCGCAAACCTATTGAACACTGGCACCAGCTGGTGGAG GAGAAATCCATAACTACATTCGTGTCAAAGAGTGCCGCAGCCTCCCCTAAGCCAAACATAGTGGTGGACAGCCCTCACTCTGAGTAG